In one Alphaproteobacteria bacterium genomic region, the following are encoded:
- a CDS encoding ABC transporter permease, translating into MKARSNWAFLLGYRFYVAAFFVFLAAPLIAAGSFAFNDSLFPALPWQGFTLDWFFNDTEPKLGMFHDRRLLRGLYYSFVIACGVSALSVFVGTCNAFLFVRSDLPAKNFFYIVMVVPLVIPGVILGISILAMASQFANSLEEAHGIELEFLRPGLPLVILGQFSFIATITSLVITARLRKFDATMEEAAYNLGAGRLRVLLTITLPFLRPAMIAAGIVAFLVSFENFNTTLFLVGSESPLTITMFDRMAKVGSTPVLNAVSFFLMIGSGALALVSVLVQRDRTKV; encoded by the coding sequence ATGAAAGCACGCTCCAACTGGGCCTTCCTTCTCGGCTACCGCTTCTATGTCGCGGCCTTCTTCGTCTTCCTGGCCGCCCCCCTGATCGCGGCGGGCAGCTTCGCCTTCAACGATTCCCTGTTCCCGGCGCTGCCCTGGCAGGGCTTCACGCTGGACTGGTTCTTCAACGACACGGAACCGAAACTGGGCATGTTCCATGACCGGCGATTGCTGCGCGGGCTCTATTACTCCTTCGTAATCGCCTGCGGCGTGTCGGCGCTGTCGGTCTTCGTCGGCACCTGCAACGCATTCCTGTTCGTGCGCTCGGACCTGCCGGCGAAGAATTTCTTCTACATCGTGATGGTCGTGCCGCTGGTCATTCCGGGGGTGATCCTGGGCATCTCGATCCTCGCCATGGCCAGCCAGTTCGCCAACAGCCTGGAAGAAGCCCACGGAATCGAACTGGAATTTCTGCGCCCCGGGCTGCCTCTGGTCATCCTGGGCCAGTTTTCCTTCATCGCCACGATCACCTCGCTGGTCATCACGGCTCGGCTGCGCAAGTTCGATGCGACGATGGAGGAGGCGGCGTATAACCTGGGCGCGGGGCGGCTGCGCGTGCTCCTGACGATCACCCTGCCCTTCCTCCGGCCGGCGATGATCGCCGCCGGGATCGTGGCCTTCCTGGTTTCCTTCGAGAACTTCAACACGACTCTTTTCCTGGTCGGTTCCGAATCGCCGTTGACGATCACGATGTTCGATCGTATGGCGAAAGTCGGATCGACGCCGGTCCTGAATGCGGTTTCGTTTTTCCTCATGATCGGTTCCGGCGCTCTCGCACTCGTATCGGTGCTGGTGCAACGCGACAGGACGAAAGTCTGA
- a CDS encoding GMC family oxidoreductase N-terminal domain-containing protein, which produces METYDYVIVGAGSAGCVLANRLTQDGKSKVLLIEAGPDDRRFWIQVPIGYGKSFYDPKVNWMYTTEPVPSLNNRTSYWPRGRVLGGSSSINAMVYIRGQAQDYEDWRAAGNPGWGWDDILPIYKRMESHAGGESEYHGGSGPLHVYAPGERLHPSCEHFFRAGEEMGLPRNPDFNGESQRGVGHYQVTVRDGMRMSAARAYLWPARKRPNLRIVTHAEARRIRFEGKRAAGVEYVKGGKSHLVRASREVILSGGSVNSPKLLMLSGVGAAADLAQHDIQPVHDLPAVGRNLLDHLDCGVIYKSKVPTLNDQLYPLWGKLWAGMQYVLARRGPLSLSVNHGGGFFSVGPDQTRPNIQLYFSPLSYTRVPAGTRALMSPDPYSAFNLSISPCRPTSRGQVSLRPGAPHGAPVIDPNYLATEHDRFEIIEGMRFLLKFGRTEAMRKIVEAPVDPFPKGEDDETLMDYIRDRAVTVFHPVSTCRMGPAGPDTVVGPDLKVHGLVGLRVADASIFPSLTSGNTNAPSIMVGEKASDLILSDR; this is translated from the coding sequence ATGGAAACCTATGACTATGTGATCGTCGGCGCGGGCTCCGCCGGCTGCGTTCTGGCGAACCGGCTGACCCAGGACGGCAAGAGCAAGGTTCTGCTGATCGAGGCTGGGCCCGACGACCGCCGGTTCTGGATTCAGGTGCCGATCGGCTACGGCAAGTCCTTCTACGATCCGAAGGTCAACTGGATGTACACGACGGAACCGGTGCCGTCGCTGAACAACCGGACCAGCTACTGGCCGCGCGGCCGGGTTCTGGGCGGGTCCAGCTCGATCAACGCGATGGTCTATATCCGCGGCCAGGCGCAGGATTACGAGGACTGGCGCGCGGCGGGCAATCCCGGCTGGGGCTGGGACGACATCCTGCCGATCTACAAGCGCATGGAAAGCCACGCCGGGGGCGAGAGCGAATACCATGGCGGGTCCGGCCCGCTGCATGTCTATGCGCCGGGCGAACGCCTGCATCCCAGTTGCGAACATTTCTTCCGCGCCGGGGAGGAAATGGGCCTGCCGCGCAATCCGGATTTCAACGGCGAAAGCCAGCGCGGCGTCGGCCATTACCAGGTCACGGTGCGTGACGGCATGCGCATGTCCGCCGCCCGCGCCTATCTGTGGCCCGCGCGCAAACGGCCCAATCTGCGCATCGTCACCCATGCCGAAGCGCGGCGCATCCGCTTTGAAGGCAAGCGCGCCGCGGGTGTGGAATATGTGAAGGGCGGCAAGTCCCATCTGGTCCGTGCATCGCGCGAAGTCATTCTTTCCGGCGGTTCGGTCAATTCGCCCAAACTTCTGATGCTGTCGGGCGTCGGTGCCGCCGCCGATCTGGCACAGCATGACATTCAGCCCGTCCACGACCTGCCCGCCGTCGGCCGAAACCTGCTGGACCACCTGGATTGCGGGGTCATCTACAAATCCAAGGTGCCGACCCTGAACGACCAGCTTTATCCGCTGTGGGGCAAGCTGTGGGCCGGGATGCAGTATGTGCTGGCGCGCCGGGGCCCGTTGTCGCTCAGCGTCAATCACGGCGGCGGATTCTTCAGTGTCGGACCGGACCAGACGCGCCCGAACATCCAGCTCTACTTCTCGCCCCTCAGCTACACGCGCGTGCCGGCGGGTACCCGCGCGTTGATGAGCCCGGACCCCTATTCCGCCTTCAACCTCAGCATCTCGCCCTGCCGGCCGACCAGCCGAGGACAGGTCAGCCTCCGACCGGGGGCCCCGCATGGCGCACCGGTCATCGACCCCAACTATCTGGCGACCGAACATGACCGGTTCGAGATTATCGAAGGCATGCGTTTCCTGCTGAAGTTCGGCCGCACCGAAGCGATGCGGAAGATCGTCGAGGCGCCGGTCGACCCCTTCCCCAAAGGCGAGGACGACGAGACCCTGATGGACTATATCCGCGATCGTGCCGTGACCGTCTTTCATCCGGTCAGCACGTGCCGGATGGGCCCGGCCGGCCCGGACACCGTGGTCGGCCCGGATCTGAAGGTACATGGACTGGTGGGTTTGCGCGTCGCCGATGCGTCGATCTTCCCGTCCCTAACCTCAGGCAACACCAACGCCCCATCGATCATGGTCGGCGAGAAGGCCAGCGATCTGATCCTGAGCGACCGTTAG
- a CDS encoding extracellular solute-binding protein yields MTYGKMTALLASAAFLGAVSTPVQAETLRLLTWGSYAPEEVIQKFEEKYPDIDVEVTFSNNEEMIAKLRATGGAGFDLAQPSHDRIYAAQLEYNIYKPMDLSKIDTSIYEQKLLDGVKANTTIDGEVYSVPHQWGTSGLMADKTKAPDFKSWGDLCDPQYKGRTSMRLKRTILLGTAFAMGEDPFAAYADLDKYQEILDKVVDKLIACKDNVKAYWKGGDDLSALMLSGEIVASETWDSTAFRLYSQNPNIVFVPPETGALAWIDTFTLPRKGKADDAAYKWINFVMQPEIVELMSASSGGTSARKGGRDLLPADKKAAVNAAFTDEDIANLQFFANIPPGVEDMEGKALEKIKAATGG; encoded by the coding sequence ATGACGTATGGGAAAATGACGGCGCTGCTGGCGTCGGCGGCGTTTCTGGGGGCGGTTTCGACACCGGTTCAGGCCGAGACGCTGCGGCTGCTGACCTGGGGCTCGTATGCGCCGGAGGAAGTGATCCAGAAATTCGAGGAGAAATACCCCGATATCGATGTCGAGGTGACCTTTTCGAACAACGAGGAAATGATCGCCAAGCTGCGGGCGACCGGCGGGGCGGGGTTCGACCTGGCCCAGCCGAGCCATGACCGCATCTATGCGGCGCAACTGGAATACAATATCTACAAGCCGATGGACCTGTCGAAGATCGACACCTCGATCTATGAGCAGAAGCTGCTGGACGGGGTCAAGGCGAACACGACCATCGACGGCGAGGTCTATTCGGTCCCCCACCAATGGGGCACGTCCGGCCTGATGGCGGACAAGACCAAGGCGCCGGACTTCAAGAGCTGGGGCGATCTGTGCGACCCGCAATACAAGGGCCGGACGTCGATGCGCCTGAAGCGCACGATCCTGCTGGGCACGGCCTTCGCCATGGGCGAGGACCCGTTCGCGGCCTATGCCGACCTGGACAAGTATCAGGAGATCCTGGACAAGGTCGTCGACAAGCTGATCGCGTGCAAGGACAACGTGAAGGCCTATTGGAAGGGCGGGGACGATCTGTCGGCGCTGATGCTGTCGGGTGAGATCGTGGCGTCGGAAACGTGGGATTCCACGGCCTTCCGCCTGTACAGCCAGAATCCGAACATCGTCTTCGTGCCGCCGGAAACCGGTGCGCTGGCCTGGATCGACACCTTCACCCTGCCGCGCAAGGGCAAGGCGGATGACGCGGCCTACAAGTGGATCAACTTCGTCATGCAGCCGGAAATCGTCGAGCTGATGTCCGCCAGCAGCGGCGGCACCTCGGCCCGCAAGGGCGGGCGCGACCTGCTGCCGGCCGACAAGAAGGCGGCGGTCAACGCGGCCTTCACGGACGAGGACATCGCCAATCTGCAGTTCTTCGCCAACATCCCCCCGGGCGTGGAGGATATGGAAGGCAAGGCGCTGGAGAAGATCAAGGCGGCGACGGGCGGCTGA
- a CDS encoding P-loop NTPase fold protein gives MNSQYLNDSPIATSADDQYGITSFAESIAKGILGVKNPVGTAIALNGAWGSGKSSAVNLIRSQLEQSNCENLTISEFKCWWYRGEEALALAFLQNLNALLSDTLKGKVKDLIPKIGRGLLQAGPVIGAAVALTSAGSFASLSSATTNFAKRFFGEGDTIEATFQKLAKVLEGEDRRFLIIIDDIDRLSTDEALAIFRLVKSVGRLPNVMYLLVFDRRLADQAVSERHPSEGPHFLEKIIQVGFELPLPLRTDLNRATLTAIESTCGPADEAHVQRIMNLFHDVVVPYLTTPRHVARFQNAISLSWPAISGEVSIADFIALETLRLYEPSTFQAIRTHKESLCGARGRNDIGNQDRDSRFDPFLQSVAEERQETVRIALQRLFPRMEEMLYENGFQAQWETERRVCIEAHFDTYFRMSLSDETLSMTFINQLVERADDAEFIQTAFRDAARTRRRVGTSMVPVLLDELNAHALNIEREKVEPLISSLFEIHDEIDLEVDRERGFMAMADTTLRYHWLIRRLTNGRFTIDERTAVYISACEKASIGWLVDFTASSRGDYRERENGPQREEACLINENAVSPLVDSTLSKIREAASNNTLLSHNDLFYILYRWRDFMGGDPSEVLEWTNLQLNNDNALVIFARQLTGESWSQGMGFAGLGDRVARRQVEARIDEKTDILDITHFRAELERLRASDQLDKTAKGIVNEFLDAWDRRREGHDD, from the coding sequence ATGAACAGCCAATACTTAAATGACAGCCCTATCGCGACTTCAGCCGATGATCAGTACGGAATCACGTCGTTTGCAGAGTCGATAGCAAAAGGCATTCTTGGAGTAAAAAATCCCGTAGGCACAGCTATCGCGCTAAACGGTGCTTGGGGCTCTGGGAAAAGCAGCGCGGTGAACCTCATTAGAAGCCAACTTGAGCAGTCGAACTGCGAAAACCTTACCATCTCCGAGTTCAAGTGCTGGTGGTATAGAGGTGAAGAAGCTCTCGCCCTCGCATTTCTGCAGAACCTTAATGCTCTGCTAAGCGATACATTAAAGGGCAAAGTAAAGGACCTTATTCCAAAAATTGGGCGGGGGTTGCTACAAGCTGGACCTGTAATTGGTGCCGCTGTTGCATTAACATCGGCAGGAAGCTTTGCATCGCTCAGTAGCGCTACGACAAATTTCGCGAAGCGCTTTTTCGGCGAAGGTGACACTATAGAGGCAACCTTCCAGAAATTGGCCAAAGTTCTTGAGGGGGAAGATCGGCGTTTTCTTATCATTATCGATGACATAGATCGATTAAGCACAGACGAAGCATTGGCTATATTTCGCTTGGTGAAATCTGTTGGACGTTTACCCAATGTTATGTATTTGCTTGTATTTGACAGGCGCCTTGCAGATCAAGCGGTGTCTGAGAGGCACCCGTCTGAAGGACCCCATTTCCTAGAGAAAATTATACAGGTTGGATTTGAACTTCCTCTACCACTCAGAACAGACCTTAATCGTGCCACCCTTACCGCAATCGAATCTACTTGTGGCCCCGCAGACGAAGCGCATGTTCAACGAATAATGAACCTATTTCATGACGTCGTTGTTCCATACCTGACCACACCAAGACATGTGGCCCGATTCCAAAACGCGATAAGCCTTTCATGGCCCGCTATATCTGGCGAAGTGAGTATCGCTGATTTCATCGCGCTAGAAACACTAAGGCTATATGAACCTTCAACTTTTCAGGCAATCAGAACACACAAGGAGTCCCTGTGCGGTGCTCGAGGCCGCAATGACATTGGCAACCAAGATCGTGACAGTAGGTTCGATCCGTTCCTTCAATCAGTCGCCGAAGAACGACAAGAAACTGTTCGAATAGCCTTGCAGCGCCTGTTTCCCCGTATGGAAGAAATGCTTTACGAGAATGGGTTCCAAGCTCAGTGGGAGACTGAGCGAAGGGTATGCATAGAAGCGCATTTTGACACATATTTCCGAATGTCGCTGAGCGACGAAACACTCTCGATGACTTTTATAAATCAACTCGTTGAGCGAGCGGACGACGCTGAATTTATCCAAACGGCTTTTCGTGACGCGGCGAGGACGCGGCGGCGTGTTGGCACATCTATGGTGCCGGTCTTACTCGACGAACTTAATGCGCACGCACTCAACATTGAGCGTGAGAAGGTTGAGCCATTAATTAGCTCATTGTTCGAAATACACGATGAAATAGATCTCGAAGTCGACCGAGAACGCGGATTTATGGCGATGGCGGACACGACGCTTAGATATCACTGGCTCATCCGCCGGCTCACAAATGGTCGCTTTACGATAGATGAAAGAACAGCTGTTTACATATCGGCTTGCGAAAAAGCATCGATTGGATGGCTGGTTGACTTCACCGCTTCTTCTCGAGGGGACTATCGAGAGCGAGAGAATGGCCCCCAACGGGAAGAAGCCTGTTTGATCAATGAAAATGCTGTCTCTCCCCTTGTAGATAGCACTCTATCGAAAATTCGCGAAGCAGCCTCGAACAACACCCTCCTTAGCCACAACGATTTATTTTATATTCTTTATCGCTGGCGCGATTTTATGGGTGGAGACCCGTCCGAAGTACTCGAATGGACGAACTTGCAACTCAATAACGATAACGCACTTGTCATATTCGCGCGGCAATTGACTGGGGAGTCTTGGTCGCAAGGTATGGGATTTGCGGGGCTTGGAGATCGCGTCGCAAGACGGCAAGTGGAGGCTCGAATAGACGAGAAAACGGACATCTTAGACATTACCCATTTTCGTGCTGAACTAGAGCGCTTACGAGCAAGCGACCAGTTGGATAAAACTGCAAAAGGGATCGTTAACGAATTTCTTGATGCGTGGGATCGACGTCGAGAAGGGCACGATGATTGA
- a CDS encoding ABC transporter ATP-binding protein, with product MTTDPIHDLECANISKNFGAVRAVDDVSFEIPSGSFFSILGPSGCGKTTLMRMIAGFETPSAGDIRIKGRSVVSLAPNRRNVKMVFQHLALFPMMNVYENIAYGLRCSGTPKADIPGKVQNVLERIALPDVGEREIHQLSGGQKQRIAIARCMVLDPDVLLLDEPLGALDLKLREAMKIELKLLQHQFNTTFVYITHDQSEALVMSDRVAVMNNGRFEQIGRPQELYHAPTSAFVAGFVGDSNRWAGRVVDADAQSAKIETADGLVTECVQRAAHRLNGGDAVELFVRPEFITVGGKNGAASGGNTLTGIVDSILFNGANSRVLVRTASNALIEADVTLTGGDADFQEGDTVALNWSAENAMSFRTEAAAGHVNSGGQNAGRENAA from the coding sequence ATGACCACCGATCCGATCCACGATTTGGAATGCGCGAATATTTCCAAGAATTTCGGCGCGGTGCGCGCCGTCGATGATGTGTCCTTTGAAATTCCCAGCGGATCGTTCTTCTCCATCCTGGGTCCGTCCGGCTGCGGCAAGACCACGCTGATGCGCATGATCGCGGGGTTCGAGACGCCCAGCGCCGGCGACATCCGGATCAAGGGACGGTCGGTCGTCTCCCTGGCCCCGAACCGGCGCAACGTGAAGATGGTGTTCCAGCATCTGGCCCTGTTCCCGATGATGAATGTCTATGAGAACATCGCCTATGGCCTGCGCTGCAGCGGGACGCCGAAGGCCGATATCCCCGGCAAGGTCCAGAATGTGCTGGAGCGTATCGCCCTGCCCGATGTCGGCGAACGCGAAATCCATCAGCTGTCCGGCGGCCAGAAGCAGCGCATCGCCATCGCGCGCTGCATGGTGCTGGACCCGGATGTGCTGCTGCTGGACGAGCCGCTGGGCGCGCTGGACCTGAAGCTGCGCGAGGCGATGAAGATCGAACTGAAACTGCTGCAGCATCAGTTCAACACCACCTTCGTCTACATCACCCACGATCAGTCGGAAGCCCTGGTCATGTCGGACCGGGTCGCGGTGATGAACAACGGCCGCTTCGAACAGATCGGCCGACCGCAGGAGCTGTATCACGCCCCGACCAGCGCCTTCGTCGCGGGCTTCGTGGGCGACAGCAACCGCTGGGCCGGGCGCGTGGTCGACGCCGATGCGCAATCCGCCAAGATCGAGACCGCGGACGGGCTGGTCACCGAATGCGTCCAGCGCGCGGCGCACCGGCTGAACGGCGGCGACGCGGTCGAACTGTTCGTGCGGCCGGAATTCATCACCGTCGGCGGCAAGAACGGTGCGGCGTCGGGCGGCAATACCCTGACCGGCATCGTCGACAGCATCCTGTTCAACGGCGCGAACAGCCGCGTTCTGGTGCGCACGGCGTCCAACGCGCTGATCGAGGCCGATGTGACCCTGACCGGCGGCGATGCCGACTTCCAGGAGGGCGATACGGTCGCGCTGAACTGGTCGGCGGAAAACGCCATGAGTTTCCGCACCGAAGCCGCCGCGGGCCATGTGAATTCGGGCGGTCAGAACGCGGGCCGGGAGAATGCGGCATGA
- a CDS encoding mandelate racemase/muconate lactonizing enzyme family protein, producing MKITSIETFSTEFVCFVRVRTEDGAEGWGQVAPYHADITAAVVHRQVAPHVLGRDGDDIDALVDLVPEKEHKFPGSYIQRAVGGLDTALWDLKAKRAGKPVCALIGGTPGTVRAYASSMKRDITPADEADRFLRLRDRFGFDAFKFRVGAEVGHDVDEWPGRTEEIVPTVRKALGDDAALLVDGNSGFSPGRAIEVGHMLQDNGVGHFEEPCPYWHYDQTKQVTDALDIDVTGGEQDCSLVDWQRMIDQRVVDIIQPDVCYLGGLTRTLRVAAMAEKAGIPCTPHCANWSMVTLFTMHLLRAIPNAGKYLEFSIEEADYYPWQYGLFVESPYDIVDGRATVTDRPGWGVEISPAWLDKADYRISAQD from the coding sequence ATGAAGATCACCAGCATCGAAACCTTTTCGACGGAATTCGTATGTTTCGTCCGTGTCCGGACCGAGGACGGCGCCGAGGGCTGGGGACAGGTCGCGCCCTATCATGCCGACATCACGGCGGCGGTCGTGCACCGGCAGGTCGCGCCCCATGTCCTGGGCCGGGACGGCGACGATATCGATGCGCTGGTCGATCTGGTGCCGGAAAAGGAGCACAAGTTCCCCGGCTCCTACATCCAGCGGGCGGTCGGCGGGCTGGACACCGCACTGTGGGACCTGAAGGCGAAGCGCGCGGGCAAGCCGGTCTGCGCCCTGATCGGCGGGACGCCGGGCACGGTGCGGGCCTATGCGTCCTCCATGAAGCGGGACATCACCCCGGCGGACGAGGCGGACCGCTTCCTGAGACTGCGCGACAGGTTCGGCTTCGACGCCTTCAAGTTCCGCGTCGGGGCGGAGGTCGGCCACGATGTCGACGAATGGCCCGGCCGGACGGAGGAAATCGTGCCGACGGTGCGCAAGGCGCTGGGCGACGATGCGGCGCTGCTGGTCGACGGCAATTCCGGCTTTTCGCCCGGGCGCGCGATCGAGGTCGGCCACATGCTGCAGGATAACGGCGTCGGCCATTTCGAGGAACCGTGCCCCTACTGGCATTACGACCAGACCAAGCAGGTGACGGACGCGCTCGACATCGACGTCACCGGCGGGGAGCAGGATTGCTCCCTGGTCGACTGGCAGCGGATGATCGACCAGCGCGTGGTCGACATCATCCAGCCCGATGTCTGCTATCTGGGCGGCCTGACCCGGACCCTGCGGGTGGCGGCGATGGCGGAGAAGGCGGGCATTCCCTGCACGCCCCATTGCGCCAACTGGTCCATGGTGACGCTGTTCACCATGCATCTGCTGCGCGCCATTCCGAATGCCGGGAAGTACCTCGAATTCTCCATCGAGGAGGCGGATTACTATCCCTGGCAATACGGCCTGTTCGTCGAAAGCCCCTATGACATCGTCGACGGCCGGGCCACGGTCACAGACCGACCGGGCTGGGGTGTGGAAATCAGCCCCGCCTGGCTCGACAAGGCCGATTACCGGATCAGCGCGCAGGACTGA
- a CDS encoding ABC transporter permease produces the protein MSHRDTRRLMLILLFAPFALWILLLIVLPHIGMGYLALREKIGPREYEFGFGNFVEFAMEPIYWNTLLRTGSMSLLVTALALLVGFPIAYYIAKIAGHRTRGAMFLLCLIPLWVSDLIRAFGWILLLRETGVVSSGLQAMGLIDAPVELLYNDVTVVIGLVYTVMLFMIVPLVSTLDGMDNSMIEAGYNLGGSGLTVLRRIIIPYAMPGIVSGCIIVFMLTAGSYLTPILLGGKNSSWFTEMIYEQFITRYNWEAGATFGFLLLAFTSLVVWLGLKISRQTLAGTVARS, from the coding sequence ATGAGCCACCGCGACACCCGGCGCCTGATGCTGATCCTGCTCTTCGCGCCCTTCGCCCTGTGGATCCTGCTGCTGATTGTGCTGCCGCATATCGGCATGGGCTATCTGGCCCTGCGGGAGAAGATCGGGCCGCGGGAGTACGAATTCGGCTTCGGCAATTTCGTCGAATTCGCGATGGAGCCGATTTACTGGAACACGCTGCTGCGCACCGGCAGCATGTCGCTGCTGGTCACCGCGCTGGCGCTGCTGGTCGGCTTTCCCATCGCCTATTACATCGCCAAGATTGCCGGCCATCGGACGCGCGGCGCGATGTTCCTGCTGTGTCTGATCCCGCTCTGGGTCAGCGACCTGATCCGCGCCTTCGGCTGGATCCTGCTGCTGCGCGAAACGGGAGTCGTGTCTTCCGGGCTGCAGGCCATGGGCCTGATCGATGCGCCGGTGGAACTGCTCTACAACGACGTCACCGTGGTGATCGGCCTGGTCTACACCGTCATGCTGTTCATGATCGTGCCCCTGGTCTCGACCCTGGACGGCATGGACAATTCGATGATCGAAGCCGGGTACAATCTGGGCGGCAGCGGGTTGACCGTGCTGCGCCGGATCATCATCCCCTATGCCATGCCGGGCATCGTGTCGGGCTGCATCATCGTCTTCATGCTGACGGCGGGCAGCTATCTGACGCCGATCCTGCTGGGTGGCAAGAATTCCAGCTGGTTCACCGAGATGATCTACGAACAGTTCATCACCCGCTACAACTGGGAGGCCGGCGCGACCTTCGGCTTCCTGCTGCTGGCCTTCACCTCGCTGGTCGTCTGGCTGGGCCTCAAGATTTCGCGCCAGACCCTGGCCGGCACCGTGGCGCGGAGCTGA
- a CDS encoding PLP-dependent aminotransferase family protein — protein MKTTGGALLSSVWIDRQSSRKISVQLYMSLKEILLTGGVNPGERLPATRILAKEIGVSRTTVVDAIDRLISEGLLEARVGAGTFVSPTLAENRPAAPAVPDLSDEPAAPRLSHAARHADRFFTPRAWLPHQSKAFITALPALDLFPMAHWARLSARHWRGNREEVMGYGHPFGHRPLREAIATHLNAARGIKSDPDQIFIVAGAQQAFYQIASLLLNPGDPIWFENPGAIGARNAFVASGANAVPVDIDDQGLSVEDGLRKAPHFRLAFVTPSHQQPLGPVMPLQRRLALLRAAEEADALIVEDDYDGEFYYGSRPQPPLKGIDTQDRVIYVGTFSKSLFPSLRVGYILAPPSLIDTFSRVSSNFLSGVPTATQAIVADFMNEGLFANHIRAMRQAYKTRHDALIDAAAALKGRLDVRPASSGFHTVGFLPDGADENGITEAAKEKNLIVAPLSRYCSAPIQQRGLVLGFGGVDPDQIRRGVGVLDGLLGG, from the coding sequence ATGAAGACGACCGGCGGCGCGCTGTTATCCTCGGTCTGGATCGACCGGCAATCCAGCCGAAAGATCAGCGTGCAATTGTATATGAGCCTGAAGGAAATCCTTCTCACCGGCGGCGTCAATCCCGGGGAGCGCCTGCCCGCGACGCGCATCCTGGCGAAGGAGATCGGCGTGTCGCGCACCACGGTCGTCGACGCCATCGACCGGCTGATCTCCGAAGGCCTGCTGGAGGCCCGGGTCGGCGCCGGCACCTTCGTCAGCCCGACCCTGGCCGAGAACAGACCCGCCGCGCCCGCCGTCCCGGACCTGTCGGACGAGCCCGCCGCGCCGCGCCTTTCCCACGCCGCGCGCCATGCCGACCGGTTCTTCACCCCGCGCGCCTGGCTGCCGCACCAGTCCAAGGCCTTCATCACCGCCCTGCCCGCGCTGGACCTGTTCCCGATGGCCCACTGGGCGCGGCTGTCGGCCCGGCACTGGCGCGGCAACCGCGAGGAGGTGATGGGATACGGCCATCCCTTCGGCCACCGGCCGCTGCGCGAGGCCATTGCGACCCATCTGAACGCCGCGCGCGGCATCAAGTCGGACCCGGACCAGATCTTCATCGTCGCCGGCGCGCAGCAGGCCTTCTATCAGATCGCCTCGCTGCTGCTGAATCCGGGCGATCCGATCTGGTTCGAAAATCCCGGCGCCATCGGCGCACGCAACGCCTTCGTCGCCAGCGGGGCCAATGCCGTCCCGGTCGATATCGACGATCAGGGTCTGAGCGTCGAGGACGGGCTGCGCAAGGCGCCGCATTTCCGCCTCGCCTTCGTCACCCCGTCGCATCAGCAGCCGCTGGGCCCCGTCATGCCGCTGCAGCGCCGCCTCGCTCTCCTGCGCGCGGCGGAGGAGGCGGACGCCCTCATCGTGGAAGATGATTACGACGGCGAGTTCTATTACGGCAGCCGCCCGCAGCCACCGCTGAAAGGCATCGATACCCAGGACCGCGTGATCTATGTCGGCACCTTCTCCAAGTCGCTGTTCCCGTCCCTGCGCGTCGGCTACATCCTGGCGCCGCCCAGCCTGATCGACACCTTTTCCCGCGTCAGTTCGAACTTCCTCAGCGGCGTACCGACCGCGACACAGGCCATCGTCGCCGATTTCATGAACGAGGGCCTGTTCGCCAACCATATCCGCGCCATGCGCCAGGCCTACAAGACCCGCCACGACGCCCTGATCGACGCCGCCGCCGCCCTCAAGGGCCGCCTCGACGTCCGCCCCGCCTCCAGCGGCTTCCATACCGTCGGCTTCCTGCCCGACGGCGCCGACGAAAACGGCATCACCGAAGCCGCGAAGGAAAAGAACCTGATCGTCGCCCCCCTGTCCCGCTACTGCAGCGCCCCGATCCAGCAACGCGGCCTCGTCCTCGGCTTCGGCGGCGTCGACCCGGACCAGATCCGCCGCGGGGTGGGGGTGTTGGATGGGTTGTTGGGGGGATGA